TATTTACTCCCTCGGTTTCAAATTATTTGTCCATTTTGACTTTTACGTATATTTTAAGGTATTTTGACCGAATATCTCTtttcattaatttttttaaaattttttgttaataaaagttaaaatctaaaatttttattcatattttttaaaaaaattattattaataaaaatttacgatcaatatattttaaattaCGTATACAATTAAATTGGAACGAAAGAGTATATATAAATTAACGGGACCGAGATGTCAAGTTGTATGCAGCCGACGCAAAATTTAATTGGTTTCATTTTCTCCCATCCTGGTCCACCGGTTGTTCCGTATACAAGCTTTCTTCTATATGGAGTCGCTGCAAGTCCAGTGAATCAGTGGTCGTTccttttaatttttcaaaaatcgacTATTTTTCAATATAGAAATGAAAAATATGATATAGGAAACTAGTGTtaataatttaacaatttttttcATCCAACTTTTTAGATTTTCCGGACCAGTTGTCAAAAGAGAAAAAGAGAAAGATCATCCTTATCAGGATAAAACAATGTCCGCATGTGTCGGTATAGAGTCTGACACGTATTTTAACGTTCCTTTATAATATATTTgtataaattatttaaattttttttgaataaaaatttgatATTTAAAGTTTAATATAGAAAAAAAAATGCAATTATATTTTGGGGTCTTTTCAAAAATACCCTaatctaaaaatatttttacaaaaatattgTAATAACAATtgtaataacaataataataataataatccagtcactgataattaaatttgaattaaaattaattctcaaataaataaaattctCGCCCATGTCGTCTCttgtacgcgagacgccgagacattcgcccaaatcacCCTTCGACCCAGTGCATGGCGGGGCGGCggcgcgcgtgaagcacacaacaacacaatggaccatcacacaccttagtagttgtatactactcatgtgtgATACCATATAAaacacacaaccccctttatttatttaaatgtgGGACAAACTcacaaacattctcaaaaattccGAACTTTTCCAaactactttcaactctcatttcatatagatttcattaagaaattttttaaaactatacatgaaaatttaagttcaaatataaTTGAACAAattccaatcattagattttaagattaatatcaagaacataattaaattaagttCTAAAATCTTAATTTTCTAACACTTTGTTTAACACTTTGTTCGGTAACGATGATTATTTGAAATTAAGAGAGCGCTCGAAAAATGAATCAGTTATTGTTTTGTAATATTTTCGTATGTTAATTTATTTATGTCAAATTTGAGTGCACACGTGTTTAAATTTGAAACTTAAGAGTAATACgatttttattttactttttataGATATATAATTGGTTAAATTGtaagaaataaaattattaatagtacaaaaataaaaatataattcaaatatatacTAGTAAAAAAGAAAATATCGAGTTCGGGTTTCATTTCGAAAACTCAAAATCTAAACAGAATTTTGACCGCTATTTTTCATAAAATTAGTTTTGAACTTAATTCCACTTTCCCCCGAGTTAACTTATTTCTAGAACTTCATTTTGAGATACCAATATCCGTGGCCGGAATAAAAGCATATTCGTTTATTTTTAACCCTGAATTGAGATGaaatattcataaaaattttaaaattccttACGATGAATTTAATCGAATCTAATCGAGCCGGTTCGATTAAGTAATCTATTTTAAACCTCTACCAGAACTCGATTTGTTTAATTTCACAAGTCGAGTCACGCGGATTCGTTTAACTAAACGAACCGACTCGTTTAACTGAACGAGTCGGTTTTAATGAGTCGGGCGAGCCTGCTAGTTAATTAGTTTTACATTTAATCGAGCCGAATCATCTACGCAAACCCGACTCATTTATTTTCACGAGTCTTGTCGACCTATCTCATTTACCTAAACGCCAGAATCTCTATCCGACTCGGCGTTTATTTTCATTAGTCGAGTCGAGCCAACTCGTGTAATTACCGCCGAAACCTCTACCCGAACTTGGATTGTTTAACTGAATGAGCCGAGTCGAGTCCACTTAAATGAGTTCGAGCCGGCGAGTTTATGAACCGCCCGACTCGAATTATAGCTCTATTTGTTTAGTGGTTGACTGGTTGAGCTTTTATTTATTTTGCGGGAGGTTGAGAGTCTGATTCCTGATGCGTGTGTGTCGACTCTAATGTGTGCGtgtgtaattaattaataaaaaaaagttAAACGTGACCTAAAATTAAATATACTAATATATCAGATCTTAGAGTTTCACTCATTTATAATTCATATTAATAAATTTCATTTAAGTTTTAATTCTATCCGAAATTATATGCTGGTGATATACACAAATTACAATCCAAAATTAATGTCAGGAGGGTCACTTGAATATGTGTCGCCGGACCGTTAGGAACACCGTTTTTAATAGAATTAAATTGGATCTTTAGTATCAAGTACTCATAAAAATATAagatttatatttatatatataaaaaaaatttaaaaataatttacatAACTATATGATCAATACATCTTAAATTAAATGCAAAACTCAAATTGAACAAATAATTTAAGACGGGAAACTAACTAAAGGAAAGGAGGAATATAGCATATTCTCATCCTTTAGTCAACAGGCTTGGCCATGCGTTGAAAATGAAAAAGATGTTATATCCAAATTACAGATCATACTTGGCGAGTCATCACAAAAGACCCCCAGAATGTGGGTCATCCTAGTGATAAACACAACATATTTTAATTTACAATCTCGATCTTTCGAGTCTCAAAAGTCCCTGAGGGCAATAATACAGATTAGGTATATAACTCACATGTCACTTCTTTATATCAGCGCTCCAACTCGTTTAAGTGGTCTCGACTCGGCTCGTTTAGTTAAATGAATCGAGTTCAGATAGAGGTTCCGACTCGTTTAATTACTCGAGccggctcggctcgactcgtgaaattaaacgagtcgagttcggTTAGAGGTTTAAACTCGATTAAGTGTAAAATTAAATGAGCCGGCTCGCCCGACTCGTTAAAACCGGCTTGTTTAACTAAACGAGTCGGCTCGACTCGACTCTTGAAATTAAACGAGTTGAGTTCGGGCAGAGATTTATActcgtttaactaaacgagcTGGCTCGGCTCGACTCGATTAATCTCAGCTCAAATTACGCCCGGCTCGAAACTCGGCTCGCTCGGCCCGAATTACAGCCCTAATCACGGCATTCTTTGTGTCCGCTTTAAACATAAGAGTGGTAACTAAATTAAGTGTACGAGTTATAGttgatatttaaattttttatttattttactatattataattttaaaatatttatataaaatatataataattataatttataacaAAAATTATAGGTTAACTTGTGGTCATAGTTTTTAGGTTCACTTAGtgaatatataatattatttatttatttattaatagcAGGATAAGATGTGatagtttagtaggataaataGACTACGTTCGgtagtttaataatttaatagTTTAGCAATtgtataatattatttatttattttttaaaaaactaaAATTATGGGATAACCGTTGAAAAAAATTGTATCTCATTCCGGTTATtttaatatagtatagatatcaATTTTGACACTCataagattttttttaatattatttaactCAAAATAAATATCTAACAAATAACTCTAACAACATATATGTGCTTTAAAACTAAATATTATCTTCATAGAGTTATATATAGTTTTCTTAAATGttattaaaactaaataaaaagttatgaattctattattttgaaaaaatatagttagatttttaaaaagttatctatcatttatttttaattttgtagttaattcttttgatttaaataaaattaataagatataaattttataaaatctagaTATATTTTCATGAATACAAGAATTCATAACTTTTTATTTGTTACGATAAATTCAAGAAAAATCTATAAAAATCTACAAACAATGTTTTATTCTAAAATACATATTTTGAAGTATATTTTTAGATTTAACTTGATTTTAGTAATTTCAATTAATAAATCTTTAAGTTTTTATAACTATATCAATACATGATTTTAGGTTTAGTAATAACTTTTATATTTAACCCCGTTCTATTGcacttcttttcttttctcagGGGATCAactttataatttaatttaacaTTGAGGGTCTTGGTCCCCATAAATATATGCAAATTACTTTCGAGGAAAATTTATGTGGATAAAGAAatcctaaaattaaaaaaattaagtaTGAATAAAATTATGTTTATTCACATCAAATTTTAATATCAAAATCATCCCTGATTTTTTTTGTAGACAGATGATTACAAGACCGGGAGAAATTATTCTAATCAGAAAAACCGAATCAAAATATATGAAATCATGATTCGATTCGAGATTTGCAtcataaaattcaaaaattataatccAAAAATGGATCAAATCCGAAACCGATTATCCAAACTGTCGTGGCGGCCCGACAACCATGTTATTCAGAACATCACCTAATTAATCTTGATATTATCTTCTTTTTAGGTGTTATTTACTCTATGTTCGATTATTGAGGAACATTAAGTTATAGTCATAAGTCGAAAATTTCAAAGACGTCCATTTTATTACAATAACAGGCAAAGGAAAATAGGTGGCGCATAGGTACCAAATATCAAAATGACACTACATAGGAAAATAAGTGACATTTTTCAATTTGATCGATGACGCATTTTATTTATACGTTACTACTAGTCAAATGCTACCACTGAAGTATAGCTAGTACTAGTAGTAGTATTTTATTGACACATGCATGCAGAGCCCTCTAGTTCTGTGGCTTAACTTCGGTGGCCTTAAGTGCTGCCTCTTCTGCTGCAGAACAACACCTACCATGGCAGTAGTGACGGCAGCCGCCGCCTCCACCACCGTGGTGGCTTCCTCCTCCATGGTGGCTGCCTCCTCCATTGTAGTGGCCACCGTCTAAAGTAGCTCCCTCAAGTGCTGCTGCTTCTTCTGCAGAACAACATCTTCCATGGCAGTAGTGACGGCAGCCGCCGCCTCCACCACCGTGGTGGCTTCCTCCTCCATTGTAGTGGCCACCGTCTAAATTAGCTCCCTCAGCTGCAATTTTACAGTGTAAATAAATTAAGTACATCATAATGACATGATTAGGCACTCTGCAACTATATAGTTagaaatgaaaaaaaattaaaaaaataagacTTACTCTTGGCAGTAGTTTCAGCCAAGTCTCTAGCTGCAACTTCTGAACTAATGAGAAGAGCAAAAGCAATTGACAGACCAAGTAGCAAGAAAATTTTAGAACCCATACTTGTTTTCcaacttaattttttttatacTTACTGAAATGCAAGTGCTAATTGATGAGAAGTACTGGTGTGCTTCAGTTTCTATTTATAGCCTAAGAAAGGAACTGTAGTTAAAATCTGTGGGACAAACATCTACCAAAAGTCCAAAACATGGTTAAACCTAAAAGCACTATAAGACAGGCAATTTTCTTGTCACATGCAAAGGGCCTATCCTCGTATTCGAGACCCTAGTCAAAATCAGTTAATAGAactctaatatatatatatcatgaaaattcatatatatatatatatttatatttacttgaaaaaattaaaaaaatttggGCTCTGAATATCGAGGGTCCTAGACGCAAGTCTTGCTCGCTTATATTCAGTTCCACCCTACATACAGTAGGGTAACAAGATTGCTGTATGCTACATATGCATTCACACACAAAATCAAACTTTAGATGTATAGCTAAAAAATTGTATATATCATATGTAACATATGTTTGGTGTAAACCACCCTGAACTGAAATACAATTAATTTAGTGTTGAACATAAAATTAAGCAACCAGTAGTTCTAAAACACTGGAATAAAATTACTTGTTATATATGCTTTTCAATAAACATACCGGATAGATTGGGTGGCGGATCTGAAGTACGCCTCCTTTGAGGACACCATGTTATGTTTTGAGTCGGCCATACTtcaaattctaaaaaaaattgtCATATAAAATAGATCTTTTTAATTTATGATCGTATAACTATTAATACAATTAAATATAACTCAAATTATGAAATATTTACTAGTATTATAAGGAACTTTAACCTTTTTTTAGTGAAAACTTTATAAAAAACATACTCACTCGGTCCCACTGAATTATTTACGTTATTTTTCGGCACACTTTTCAATGCTCGTTTAAAGTATATaatcatttttttttaatttttttctgaataaaagttttatttttaaacttttattcaaaaaaaaaattaaaaaacattactccctccgtcccaaaatGAGTTTCTCATTTTGACTTTTTGCACTGTTCATGATAAAcgattgactattaatttacgtctaatctataagactaaatatagtcatgagtgattttgttgTATTTGTATTTATGAGTAATTTAATACAataaagtttttatatttaatactaatacaaaattaaagatattaacaatcaaaaatGTGTATTGACAAACGTGTACAACACAAACAGGAAATATTTTCACGCACGGAGGGATTACGAAACTATattctataaaaatttcaaaataggTGTAAAAAGTGAACGTAAACTATCAAATGAGAAGGTGGGAGTAATTTTTATTTGTGCGGGAACACGTGTCCCTGTTGATTTTTACGTATCTGCCCTTTGGATAGATTTATACACACATGCATGCATGGGCTACTAACTACTAGTCCGAATTTCAACTTCCTAATTCGTAACCGACACTCCTATTTTAACGAgctgtgcgggtttgaaccggctCGATTCGGATCGAATAAAATCGAGCTTCCATACGAGCCGGTCCCGAGTGGGCTGTTCAAACCCGCACAAGTGGCCACCTCCGGCTACTAGAACGGGGTAGGGTGGTTGAAGATATTGTTGGCTTTTCTACGTAAAGTTCTTATCGAGTCTATCCTAATGACTGAGTTGGCGACAGAGCGCAAATCTTGACCACAGATTTTCATTTTATCCCCTCCTAATTACATTACCATCTTTCCAATTTTAAATTATATCTCGGCCGGCCTATTGGACTTCTGTATTACTATAATTTATAGCG
The sequence above is drawn from the Apium graveolens cultivar Ventura chromosome 2, ASM990537v1, whole genome shotgun sequence genome and encodes:
- the LOC141706652 gene encoding glycine-rich protein DC7.1-like; this translates as MGSKIFLLLGLSIAFALLISSEVAARDLAETTAKTEGANLDGGHYNGGGSHHGGGGGGCRHYCHGRCCSAEEAAALEGATLDGGHYNGGGSHHGGGSHHGGGGGGCRHYCHGRCCSAAEEAALKATEVKPQN